From a region of the Geothrix sp. 21YS21S-2 genome:
- a CDS encoding transglycosylase domain-containing protein, with protein sequence MKCFHLLALSACLTTAAAQEPFAAFPPLPRGVGPISVVDSQGRYVGRILPQKRYWVTLDRIPWFLQKALLAVEDARFYEHGGIDVRSIARAFVKDVAKGRAAEGGSTITQQLIKNKFLTAEPTLDRKVKEARMAMDFETKYTKNQILEMYFNEIYYGNGAQGLAQASRLYFGKSPEELSEGECVTLAGVPKNPGKYNPLGKVEDIAMRREVVLKRMEELKVISAQQRAALRSQWGAVQGPGKAPHYLAQIRAALVRLYGADAVELGGLDITAPLDLDLQKAAEDALKAGVRRVSPDLQGALVCQDPATGDVLAAVGGLDGGQNSLNRAFNSMRQPGSAIKPLIYAAALEEGLTASSIWSDEPVAYDRGGGATWKPLNYGRERLGDISLREALAHSSNVVTVKVLEQVGVPDFVDFAGRMGLPLRAQNGLSLALGTDEVTLKDLVQAYTPLAAAGVRAEARVITRIHDRRRDAWTEFPPALTPVLSPEAAFVTTSMLRDVLTYGTAKSLAAFSREHPSAGKTGTTDNYQDAWFVGYTPGVITGVWVGYDRPRTLGRGFTGGAVAAPIWAKFMARALEPRPVVDFPRPDDIVTATVDPATGYLATEACPKKVDEVYLPGTEPDRPCPLHAPAPESPSQVPEQP encoded by the coding sequence TTGAAATGCTTCCATCTCCTTGCCCTTTCGGCGTGCCTGACCACGGCGGCCGCCCAGGAGCCCTTCGCCGCCTTCCCCCCGCTCCCCCGGGGCGTCGGCCCCATCAGCGTCGTGGACAGCCAGGGCCGCTACGTGGGCCGGATCCTGCCCCAGAAGCGCTACTGGGTCACCCTCGACCGGATCCCCTGGTTCCTGCAGAAGGCGCTGCTGGCGGTGGAGGACGCGCGGTTCTACGAGCACGGCGGCATCGACGTGCGCAGCATCGCGCGGGCCTTCGTGAAGGACGTGGCCAAGGGGAGGGCCGCCGAAGGGGGTTCCACCATCACCCAGCAGCTCATCAAGAACAAGTTCCTCACCGCCGAGCCGACCCTGGACCGCAAGGTCAAGGAGGCCCGCATGGCCATGGACTTCGAGACGAAGTACACCAAGAACCAGATCCTGGAGATGTACTTCAACGAGATCTACTACGGCAACGGCGCCCAGGGCCTCGCCCAGGCCTCCCGCCTCTACTTCGGCAAGAGCCCCGAGGAGCTCAGCGAGGGCGAGTGCGTCACCCTCGCCGGCGTGCCCAAGAACCCCGGCAAGTACAACCCCCTCGGCAAGGTCGAGGACATCGCGATGCGGCGGGAGGTGGTCCTCAAGCGCATGGAGGAGCTGAAGGTGATCTCGGCCCAGCAGAGGGCGGCCCTGCGCTCCCAGTGGGGCGCGGTGCAGGGGCCCGGCAAGGCCCCCCACTACCTGGCCCAGATCCGCGCCGCGCTGGTGCGGCTGTACGGGGCGGACGCGGTGGAGCTGGGCGGGCTGGACATCACGGCGCCACTGGACCTGGACCTCCAGAAGGCCGCGGAGGACGCGCTGAAGGCAGGGGTCCGGCGCGTGTCGCCGGACCTGCAGGGGGCCCTGGTGTGCCAGGATCCGGCCACGGGCGACGTGCTCGCGGCCGTGGGGGGCCTGGACGGCGGCCAGAACTCCCTCAACCGCGCCTTCAATTCCATGCGCCAGCCCGGGTCGGCCATCAAGCCCCTGATCTACGCCGCGGCCCTGGAGGAGGGTCTCACGGCGTCCAGCATCTGGAGCGACGAGCCCGTGGCCTACGACCGGGGCGGGGGCGCCACGTGGAAGCCCCTGAACTACGGCCGGGAGCGCCTGGGGGACATCTCCCTGCGCGAGGCCCTGGCCCACTCCAGCAACGTCGTCACGGTGAAGGTGCTCGAGCAGGTTGGGGTCCCCGATTTCGTGGACTTCGCCGGGCGCATGGGGCTGCCCCTCAGGGCCCAGAACGGGCTGAGCCTGGCCCTGGGCACGGACGAGGTGACCCTCAAGGACCTGGTGCAGGCCTACACGCCCCTGGCGGCGGCCGGGGTCCGGGCCGAGGCCCGCGTGATCACCCGCATCCATGACCGCAGGCGCGACGCCTGGACCGAGTTCCCCCCGGCGCTGACCCCGGTGCTCTCCCCCGAGGCCGCCTTCGTCACCACCAGCATGCTGCGCGACGTGCTGACCTACGGCACCGCCAAGTCGCTCGCGGCCTTCAGCCGGGAGCACCCGTCCGCGGGCAAGACCGGCACCACCGACAACTACCAGGACGCGTGGTTCGTGGGCTACACCCCCGGCGTGATCACCGGCGTCTGGGTGGGCTACGACCGGCCGCGGACCCTGGGCCGCGGGTTCACGGGCGGGGCCGTCGCGGCCCCCATCTGGGCGAAGTTCATGGCCAGGGCCCTGGAGCCCAGGCCCGTCGTGGACTTCCCGAGGCCCGACGACATCGTCACCGCCACCGTCGACCCCGCCACCGGGTACCTGGCGACGGAGGCCTGCCCGAAGAAGGTGGACGAGGTCTACCTCCCGGGCACGGAGCCCGACCGGCCCTGTCCCCTCCATGCGCCTGCTCCGGAAAGCCCGAGCCAGGTCCCTGAACAACCTTGA
- a CDS encoding MATE family efflux transporter has translation MTTTPEPGLEPAQAHVDLGQGPVLALLVRYAVPAIVATAAASLYNIIDRVFIGHGVGPMAISGLALTFPLMNLAAAFGAMVGVGAAALVSIRLGEGRRLEADAVLGNAIFLNLLLGLCFTVLGLVFLDRVLATMGASPETLPFARQFMRIILLGNVFQHLYLGLNGIMRASGHPRRAMATTLLTVGVNLVLAPLFIFGFGWGIRGAALATVAAQIAGTGVSFSHFTSGPSPLRFALARLRPRPAVIRDIFAIGMSSFVMLFCSSIVILLVNIRLERYGGDYAIGAFGIINAMTSLFVMIVIGVNMGMQPIAGFNFGARRFGRVREVFRWAVVLATGVTTLGFLLCELAPQAVAGTFTRDPRLTAMAVRGLRLTFIVFPFVGFQMVTSSFFQSIGRARISLFLAFSRQVIFLIPFLMILPAHFGLDGVWIAEPVADLIAFLIAVALMRTQGVRLEA, from the coding sequence TTGACGACCACCCCTGAACCTGGCCTGGAGCCCGCCCAGGCCCACGTCGATCTCGGCCAGGGCCCCGTCCTCGCCCTGCTGGTGCGGTACGCCGTCCCGGCCATCGTCGCCACCGCGGCGGCCTCGCTGTACAACATCATCGACCGCGTCTTCATCGGCCACGGCGTGGGCCCCATGGCCATCTCCGGCCTGGCCCTCACGTTCCCCCTCATGAACCTGGCGGCGGCCTTCGGCGCCATGGTGGGCGTGGGCGCGGCGGCGCTGGTGTCCATCCGCCTGGGCGAAGGACGCCGCCTCGAAGCGGACGCCGTCCTGGGCAACGCCATCTTCCTGAACCTGCTGCTTGGACTCTGCTTCACCGTGCTCGGCCTGGTCTTCCTGGACCGCGTCCTGGCCACCATGGGCGCCAGCCCGGAGACCCTGCCCTTCGCCCGGCAATTCATGCGGATCATCCTCCTGGGCAACGTGTTCCAGCACCTCTACCTGGGGCTGAACGGCATCATGCGGGCCTCCGGGCACCCCCGCCGGGCCATGGCCACCACGCTGCTGACCGTGGGCGTGAACCTGGTCCTGGCGCCCCTGTTCATCTTCGGATTCGGCTGGGGGATCCGGGGCGCCGCCCTGGCCACGGTGGCCGCGCAGATCGCCGGCACAGGGGTCTCCTTCAGCCACTTCACCTCCGGCCCGAGCCCCCTGCGCTTCGCCCTGGCCCGCCTCCGGCCCCGGCCGGCGGTCATCCGCGACATCTTCGCCATCGGCATGTCCAGTTTCGTGATGCTCTTCTGCTCGAGCATCGTCATCCTCCTGGTCAACATCCGGCTGGAGCGCTACGGCGGCGACTACGCCATCGGGGCCTTCGGCATCATCAACGCCATGACGAGCCTCTTCGTCATGATCGTCATCGGCGTGAACATGGGCATGCAGCCCATCGCGGGATTCAATTTCGGAGCCCGCCGCTTCGGTCGGGTGCGCGAGGTTTTCCGTTGGGCCGTGGTCCTGGCCACCGGGGTCACGACCCTGGGCTTCCTGCTGTGCGAGCTCGCGCCCCAGGCCGTGGCCGGCACCTTCACCCGGGATCCCCGCCTGACCGCGATGGCCGTCCGTGGCCTGCGCCTGACCTTCATCGTCTTCCCCTTCGTGGGCTTCCAGATGGTGACCTCCAGCTTCTTCCAGTCCATCGGCCGGGCCCGCATCTCCCTGTTCCTCGCCTTCTCCCGGCAGGTGATCTTCCTGATCCCGTTCCTCATGATCCTCCCGGCGCATTTCGGCCTGGACGGGGTCTGGATCGCCGAGCCGGTGGCGGACCTCATCGCCTTCCTCATCGCCGTGGCGCTCATGCGCACCCAGGGCGTTCGCCTGGAAGCCTGA
- a CDS encoding GNAT family N-acetyltransferase yields the protein MGEAGYGQRTAKHRLGGLTVGPESFPQNVALRDGAVVEVQPLKPGDMDDLHIFYRGLPAEDRLVLKDDVTTLEWSRRFRHRLETGEVISLVARSGAAIVGEGTLYRTFHGWTRHVGEIRIACHADYRRKGLGTTLVSTLVKLATDLGIEKIIVQVVADQLGARRTFEKLGFHKDAVLPHHVMDLGGAKHDLILMANDIPLIWAAMESMNLEMPV from the coding sequence ATGGGAGAAGCCGGATATGGGCAACGAACAGCTAAGCATCGGCTGGGGGGCCTGACCGTGGGCCCCGAGTCCTTTCCCCAGAACGTCGCCCTGCGGGACGGCGCGGTCGTAGAAGTCCAACCCTTGAAACCAGGTGATATGGACGATCTCCACATCTTCTACCGGGGCCTCCCGGCCGAGGACCGCCTGGTGCTCAAGGATGACGTCACCACCCTGGAGTGGTCCCGGCGCTTCCGCCACCGCCTGGAGACCGGGGAGGTGATCTCCCTCGTCGCCCGGAGCGGCGCGGCCATCGTCGGCGAGGGGACCCTCTACCGCACCTTCCACGGCTGGACCCGCCACGTGGGGGAGATCCGCATCGCCTGCCACGCCGACTACCGGCGCAAGGGGCTGGGCACCACCCTGGTCTCCACCCTGGTCAAGCTCGCCACCGACCTGGGCATCGAGAAGATCATCGTGCAGGTGGTCGCGGACCAGCTGGGCGCCCGCAGGACCTTCGAGAAGCTGGGCTTCCACAAGGACGCGGTCCTGCCCCACCACGTCATGGACCTCGGCGGCGCCAAGCACGACCTGATCCTGATGGCCAACGACATCCCGCTCATCTGGGCTGCAATGGAGAGCATGAACCTGGAGATGCCGGTCTAG
- the sdaAA gene encoding L-serine ammonia-lyase, iron-sulfur-dependent, subunit alpha, translated as MTHAQGTLASYRAEAEERGVALSRVFLDGEARQSGKRPEVLEALMLDRMNVMRQAVARGLAKPQHSRSGLIRGDAARMDRWIEGGGSLLGPAFSRLVAAALSVAEVNACMGRIVASPTAGACGVLPAALFRVAEEKGCGDEALVRAFFTAGGIGLVIEKLASLSGAEGGCQAEVGSASAMAAGALVELMGGTPVQVDHAVAFALANVMGLICDPVKGLVEVPCVKRNAMGAVNAAACAEMALAGMESVFAADAVIETMGKVGRRIPEEYRETARGGLAVLPLSGCESCGQGNFCS; from the coding sequence ATGACCCACGCCCAAGGCACCCTGGCATCCTACCGGGCCGAGGCCGAGGAACGGGGCGTCGCGCTGTCCCGGGTCTTCCTGGACGGGGAGGCCCGCCAGAGCGGGAAGCGCCCCGAGGTCCTGGAGGCCCTCATGCTGGACCGCATGAACGTCATGCGCCAGGCCGTGGCCCGGGGCCTGGCGAAGCCCCAGCATTCCCGGAGCGGACTCATCCGCGGCGATGCGGCCCGCATGGACCGGTGGATCGAGGGCGGGGGGTCCCTTCTGGGCCCGGCCTTCTCCCGCCTCGTGGCGGCCGCCCTCTCCGTGGCCGAGGTGAACGCCTGCATGGGCCGGATCGTGGCCTCCCCCACGGCGGGGGCCTGCGGCGTGCTCCCGGCGGCGCTGTTCCGGGTGGCGGAGGAGAAGGGCTGCGGGGACGAGGCGCTGGTCAGGGCCTTCTTCACGGCCGGCGGGATCGGCCTGGTCATCGAGAAGCTGGCCTCCCTGAGCGGGGCCGAGGGGGGCTGCCAGGCCGAGGTGGGCTCGGCCTCGGCCATGGCCGCCGGCGCCCTGGTGGAGCTGATGGGGGGCACCCCGGTCCAGGTGGACCACGCGGTGGCCTTCGCCCTGGCCAACGTCATGGGCCTCATCTGCGACCCCGTGAAGGGCCTGGTGGAGGTGCCCTGCGTCAAGCGCAACGCCATGGGGGCGGTGAACGCCGCCGCCTGCGCGGAGATGGCCCTGGCCGGCATGGAGAGCGTGTTCGCCGCCGACGCCGTCATCGAGACCATGGGCAAGGTGGGACGCCGGATTCCCGAGGAATACCGGGAAACCGCCCGGGGGGGTCTGGCGGTGCTGCCGCTTTCCGGATGCGAATCTTGTGGACAAGGGAACTTCTGCTCTTAA
- the sdaAB gene encoding L-serine ammonia-lyase, iron-sulfur-dependent subunit beta yields MGIFDIIGPVMVGPSSSHTAGAVRIGAFARKLLGEEPASAVLGLHGSFAATGEGHGTPLALLAGLLGMDPDDEGIPAAREIALERGLDFRFEDVDLGDVHPNSVRLQLASGGTELTVSASSVGGGRIRVFDIDGFQVDLDGVYPTVLLAYPDRAGAVAMVTTILSNAGMNIATLKAHRTSRGGQALMAVELDHTPTAGVLNALRHLPHMDQVRFVPRLGFGG; encoded by the coding sequence TTGGGCATCTTCGACATCATCGGCCCCGTCATGGTGGGTCCCAGCAGTTCCCACACGGCAGGCGCCGTGCGCATCGGGGCCTTCGCCCGCAAGCTCCTGGGGGAGGAGCCGGCCTCGGCCGTCCTCGGGCTCCACGGCTCCTTCGCCGCCACCGGGGAGGGCCACGGCACGCCCCTGGCGCTGCTCGCGGGCCTCCTGGGCATGGATCCCGACGACGAGGGGATTCCCGCCGCCCGGGAGATCGCCCTGGAGCGGGGCCTGGACTTCAGGTTCGAGGACGTGGACCTGGGCGACGTGCACCCCAACTCGGTGCGCCTCCAGCTGGCCTCGGGCGGCACGGAACTGACCGTGTCGGCCAGCTCCGTGGGGGGCGGGCGCATCCGCGTGTTCGACATCGACGGGTTCCAGGTCGACCTGGACGGGGTGTACCCCACCGTCCTCCTGGCCTACCCGGACCGGGCCGGCGCCGTGGCGATGGTCACCACGATCCTCTCCAATGCCGGCATGAACATCGCGACCCTCAAGGCCCACCGGACCTCCCGCGGGGGCCAGGCGCTCATGGCGGTGGAACTGGACCACACCCCCACCGCCGGCGTCCTCAACGCGCTGCGGCACCTTCCCCACATGGACCAGGTGCGGTTCGTCCCCCGCCTTGGGTTCGGAGGCTGA